In one window of Leptospira sp. GIMC2001 DNA:
- a CDS encoding vitamin B12-dependent ribonucleotide reductase, translated as MKLERHFTKNHTETYPGINWTKRNSKIANPDGSVVFEAKDVAVPDSWSQVATDILAQKYFRRKGIPKYLKKVAEEGIPEWLQRSVPDEEKLNSLAPEDRFTGEGDSRQVFHRLAGCWTYWGKKHGYFSDDESARCFYEEVIFMLANQMAAPNSPQWFNTGLHWAYGIDGKSQGHFYVDPKSGKLTKSASSYEHPQPHACFIQSVDDDLVNEGGIMDLWVREARLFKYGSGTGTNFSNLRGVDEPLSGGGKSSGLMSFLKIGDRAAGAIKSGGTTRRAAKMVCLDLDHPDIEEFINWKVEEEKKVASLVTGSVINNRLLNDIMQACYISDEGKPLTEDSRFVPLENPRLKKAIKIAKKSFVPDNYIKRVIDLAKQGFKEILFDELTTDWQSDAYNTVSGQNSNNSVRIPNSFMDAVDKDENWHLYNRTELEKSAKENRESKPTRTLRARDLWEKIAYSAWASADPGTQYHSTINEWHTCPEDGEIKASNPCSEYMFLDNTACNLASANLQKFINHEDGTFQVEDFRYLCKIWTIILEISVTMAQFPSKEIAELSYKFRTLGLGYANLGSLLMVMGIPYDSKESMAITGAITSIMHMTAYATSAEMAKELGAFDGYKKNKSHMLRVMRNHRRAAYNAPREEYEKLTITPIGIDPAYCPSYLLNAARQDSDLAVKLGEEHGYRNAQVTVIAPTGTIGLVMDCDTTGIEPDFALVKFKKLAGGGYFKIINQSVPYGLKKLGYSASEIEAIVNYCKGHATFRGAPGINTQNLKAKGFTDEILDKLEKDLPFVFDIQFAFNKFTLGEDFLKVNLGIGPEVYNEPNFNLLNKLGFTEEEITQANDYVCGTMTVENAPFLKEKDLAVFDCANKCGKYGKRFLSYGSHIRVMAAAQPFISGAISKTINLPEDATVADIKDAYYQSWKMMVKANALYRDGSKLSQPLNSVFQLLSFADEEDELPMNTASAATNTKEVAERIVYKYVSQRRRLPNRRAGYTQKAMVGGHKVYLRTGEYEDGQIGEIFIDMHKEGAAFRSLMNAFAISVSLGLQHGVPLEEFVEAFTFFKFEPNGMVSGNPHIKMSTSVIDYLFRELAVTYLGRYDLAQVSPEDLRADEVGRKSSQVLPDDPSRDELPKQAVVSEKTKSSTESSAAVMQEVKTLSISGALDKEYKDSPLASVNSAVALAETKLKTTKDTMRIIQEARTKGYTGDSCVECGSFEMVRNGSCLKCQSCGSTTGCS; from the coding sequence ATGAAACTTGAACGTCACTTTACAAAAAATCATACTGAAACATACCCAGGCATCAACTGGACAAAAAGAAATTCCAAAATTGCTAATCCAGATGGTTCCGTTGTCTTCGAAGCGAAAGATGTTGCTGTTCCCGACTCTTGGTCGCAAGTCGCAACAGATATTTTAGCACAGAAATACTTCCGAAGAAAAGGAATCCCAAAATATTTGAAGAAAGTAGCTGAAGAAGGAATTCCAGAATGGCTACAGAGATCCGTTCCAGATGAAGAGAAGCTGAATTCTCTGGCTCCAGAAGATCGATTCACGGGAGAAGGAGATTCAAGACAAGTTTTTCATAGGTTGGCTGGTTGCTGGACTTATTGGGGCAAAAAACACGGCTACTTTTCCGATGATGAAAGTGCCAGATGCTTCTATGAAGAGGTTATCTTCATGCTCGCAAACCAAATGGCAGCTCCCAATTCACCTCAATGGTTTAATACGGGATTGCATTGGGCGTATGGAATCGACGGCAAATCACAAGGACATTTTTATGTAGATCCTAAATCAGGAAAATTGACTAAATCTGCATCTTCCTATGAGCATCCTCAGCCACACGCTTGTTTTATCCAAAGTGTGGATGATGATCTTGTAAACGAAGGCGGAATCATGGATCTTTGGGTTCGTGAAGCGCGATTATTTAAATATGGATCAGGAACAGGAACCAATTTTTCCAATTTGCGAGGTGTAGATGAACCTCTGTCTGGCGGTGGCAAAAGCTCCGGACTTATGAGTTTTCTGAAAATTGGAGATCGGGCAGCTGGCGCAATCAAGTCTGGTGGAACTACAAGACGTGCAGCAAAGATGGTCTGTTTGGATTTAGATCATCCTGATATTGAAGAATTTATCAATTGGAAAGTGGAAGAAGAGAAAAAAGTTGCATCTCTCGTAACTGGATCAGTAATCAATAACCGCTTACTCAATGATATCATGCAGGCTTGCTATATTTCAGATGAAGGAAAGCCTCTAACAGAAGACAGCCGATTTGTTCCTTTGGAAAACCCTAGACTCAAAAAAGCTATCAAAATTGCAAAAAAATCTTTCGTGCCTGACAACTACATCAAAAGAGTTATCGATCTAGCGAAACAAGGGTTCAAAGAAATCTTATTCGATGAATTGACAACCGATTGGCAGTCCGATGCATACAATACAGTATCTGGACAGAATAGCAATAATTCCGTTCGAATTCCTAATTCCTTTATGGATGCGGTCGATAAGGACGAAAATTGGCATCTATACAATCGAACAGAATTAGAAAAATCTGCAAAAGAGAATCGAGAGTCAAAACCGACCAGAACTCTTCGAGCAAGAGACCTTTGGGAGAAAATTGCTTATTCTGCTTGGGCTTCTGCAGATCCAGGAACTCAGTATCACTCTACAATCAATGAATGGCATACATGTCCAGAAGATGGAGAGATCAAAGCATCCAATCCTTGCTCCGAATATATGTTCTTGGATAATACGGCATGTAACTTAGCTTCTGCGAATCTTCAAAAATTCATAAATCATGAAGATGGAACTTTCCAAGTTGAAGATTTCCGCTACCTCTGCAAAATCTGGACAATCATTCTTGAAATTTCTGTTACTATGGCGCAATTTCCTTCCAAAGAAATAGCTGAACTTTCTTATAAGTTTAGAACTTTAGGATTGGGTTATGCGAATCTTGGTTCTCTTCTTATGGTAATGGGAATTCCTTATGATTCCAAGGAATCGATGGCTATCACAGGTGCGATCACGTCCATCATGCATATGACAGCCTATGCGACTTCAGCGGAAATGGCAAAAGAATTGGGAGCTTTTGACGGATACAAAAAGAATAAAAGCCATATGCTTCGCGTTATGCGCAATCATAGAAGAGCCGCATACAATGCTCCTCGCGAGGAATACGAAAAACTTACTATTACACCAATCGGAATTGATCCAGCCTATTGCCCATCTTATTTACTCAATGCTGCAAGACAGGATTCAGACCTTGCAGTTAAGTTAGGTGAAGAACACGGTTATCGGAACGCACAAGTTACAGTTATCGCACCGACTGGCACGATTGGATTGGTTATGGATTGTGATACTACTGGAATTGAACCTGACTTTGCTTTAGTTAAATTCAAAAAACTGGCTGGTGGTGGTTATTTCAAAATTATCAATCAATCCGTTCCATATGGATTGAAGAAGTTAGGATATTCAGCGAGTGAGATTGAAGCAATCGTTAATTATTGCAAAGGACATGCAACTTTTAGAGGTGCACCGGGAATCAACACTCAGAATTTGAAAGCCAAAGGGTTTACTGATGAGATCCTTGATAAATTGGAAAAGGATTTACCTTTTGTTTTTGATATTCAATTTGCGTTCAATAAATTTACACTTGGTGAAGATTTCTTAAAAGTAAATCTTGGAATCGGTCCAGAGGTCTACAACGAACCAAATTTCAATCTCCTAAATAAATTAGGCTTTACTGAAGAAGAAATTACTCAAGCTAACGATTATGTTTGTGGAACTATGACAGTTGAGAATGCACCTTTCTTGAAGGAAAAGGATTTAGCTGTTTTTGATTGTGCAAACAAATGTGGAAAATATGGTAAGAGATTCTTATCTTATGGGTCGCATATTCGTGTTATGGCGGCAGCCCAACCTTTTATTAGTGGTGCGATTTCGAAAACTATCAATCTCCCAGAAGATGCGACAGTGGCTGATATAAAAGACGCTTACTACCAATCTTGGAAGATGATGGTAAAGGCTAATGCATTGTATCGAGACGGATCGAAACTTTCCCAACCACTAAACTCAGTATTTCAATTATTGAGTTTTGCAGATGAGGAAGATGAGCTTCCAATGAACACAGCATCGGCTGCCACGAATACCAAAGAAGTAGCAGAAAGAATTGTCTATAAATATGTATCTCAGAGACGTCGACTTCCTAATCGAAGAGCAGGATATACTCAAAAAGCTATGGTCGGTGGACATAAGGTCTATCTGCGAACTGGTGAATATGAAGACGGACAGATTGGAGAAATCTTCATTGATATGCATAAAGAAGGTGCTGCATTTAGAAGTTTGATGAATGCATTTGCTATTTCTGTGTCTTTGGGATTACAGCATGGAGTTCCGTTAGAAGAATTTGTTGAAGCTTTCACATTTTTCAAATTCGAACCAAATGGAATGGTTTCTGGGAATCCGCATATAAAAATGAGTACTTCGGTAATAGATTATCTATTCAGAGAACTTGCCGTGACTTATTTGGGACGATATGATTTAGCTCAAGTGAGTCCTGAAGATTTACGTGCAGATGAAGTGGGAAGAAAATCTTCGCAAGTTCTGCCAGATGATCCATCTCGTGATGAATTGCCAAAGCAAGCTGTTGTTTCAGAGAAAACTAAAAGCTCAACTGAGTCATCGGCTGCCGTTATGCAAGAAGTAAAAACACTTTCAATTTCTGGTGCTCTTGATAAAGAATACAAAGATTCACCATTAGCCTCCGTTAACTCGGCTGTAGCATTGGCAGAAACAAAATTGAAGACGACAAAAGACACCATGAGAATCATACAAGAAGCAAGAACCAAAGGATATACTGGTGATTCTTGTGTAGAATGTGGATCTTTCGAAATGGTAAGGAATGGTTCTTGTCTTAAATGTCAATCTTGTGGATCTACAACTGGATGCAGCTAA
- a CDS encoding FAD-dependent oxidoreductase, with the protein MKKNRIIIVGGALAGPVAASRAREIDENAEIILLERNTRVSYALAGLSFYLSEDVKSLEDLNREREDFFKSVYNIDVLTKTEVISLNRKSKTLLIRNSETEKTLEYDRLIFATGAGSLKPANLPDIENFRYFRTLDDLDAIQKNLINGANRFIVLGGGSMGLEATDGLVRGGGKVTLIEKNEHILPHFSKNIASLAEHSLKSQVDLICGYREIEFKTQNRKLVAVIVDGKEIETDFLVCAIGVRPRTELLAESGLKLNPDGSIPIDKNCRTTDKNIYACSICVSLPESFSSSGWIPQAAIADKTAQVAGANAVGLGLEIGKFTGSMIVRLPNTEVGRVGLSEDDIRNKYKKGKWDKVFIQANNIESYMPNASPIFLEIFYKKGSCKILGLEAIGRDIKSRLDSCAVAIQAGMNLEELSQVDFSYSPAFGTSRDALNVVSTVAMFGELKLTDWIEPQKIINSRNNYFIVDVGVQESQNKIADFYLKLEDLRSNIQTLIEAYNQSKATEIAIISNSGRRGHLALRILDSYGLKVKNVAGGFTLFSALEKSGR; encoded by the coding sequence ATGAAAAAAAATAGAATCATCATAGTCGGTGGCGCTTTGGCGGGTCCAGTAGCGGCTTCAAGAGCAAGAGAGATTGACGAAAATGCAGAAATTATCCTGCTTGAACGAAATACTCGAGTAAGCTACGCACTTGCCGGTTTATCCTTTTATTTAAGTGAAGATGTAAAGAGCTTAGAGGATCTCAATCGCGAAAGAGAAGACTTCTTCAAATCGGTCTATAATATTGATGTTCTAACTAAGACAGAAGTAATTTCGCTGAATCGAAAATCCAAAACACTTCTGATTCGCAATTCCGAAACAGAAAAAACCCTCGAATATGATCGCTTAATTTTTGCAACGGGTGCTGGCTCCCTAAAACCCGCAAACCTTCCTGATATAGAAAACTTTCGTTATTTTCGAACTCTCGATGACCTTGATGCGATTCAGAAAAATTTAATCAATGGAGCAAATCGATTTATCGTTCTTGGTGGTGGTTCAATGGGACTTGAAGCAACGGATGGACTCGTTCGTGGCGGAGGTAAGGTAACATTGATAGAAAAGAACGAACATATTCTTCCTCATTTTAGTAAAAATATTGCAAGCCTCGCTGAACACTCACTTAAGTCACAAGTGGATCTCATCTGCGGCTATCGAGAAATTGAATTCAAAACGCAGAATCGCAAATTGGTAGCTGTGATTGTTGATGGAAAAGAAATCGAAACTGATTTCCTTGTCTGTGCAATTGGAGTTCGTCCAAGAACAGAGCTACTCGCTGAGTCAGGATTGAAATTGAATCCGGACGGATCGATCCCAATTGATAAAAATTGTCGAACAACAGATAAGAATATTTATGCGTGCAGTATTTGCGTGAGCCTTCCAGAATCATTTAGTTCATCTGGATGGATTCCACAAGCTGCAATCGCTGATAAAACAGCTCAGGTGGCAGGAGCCAATGCTGTTGGTCTCGGTTTAGAAATAGGCAAATTCACAGGTTCTATGATAGTTCGTCTCCCCAACACAGAAGTTGGACGAGTTGGATTATCCGAAGATGATATTCGCAATAAATATAAAAAGGGAAAATGGGACAAAGTTTTCATTCAAGCCAATAATATTGAATCTTATATGCCCAATGCATCTCCAATTTTTCTTGAGATTTTCTATAAGAAAGGAAGTTGCAAAATATTAGGACTAGAAGCGATCGGCAGAGATATTAAATCTAGGCTGGATTCTTGTGCTGTTGCGATTCAAGCAGGTATGAATTTGGAAGAGCTATCTCAAGTGGATTTCTCCTATTCACCTGCATTCGGAACATCTAGAGATGCATTGAATGTGGTTTCCACAGTTGCAATGTTTGGTGAACTCAAACTAACTGATTGGATCGAACCGCAAAAAATTATTAACAGCAGAAATAATTATTTTATTGTTGATGTTGGCGTCCAAGAATCTCAAAATAAAATTGCGGATTTCTATCTTAAATTGGAAGATCTACGTTCCAATATTCAGACTTTGATTGAAGCATACAACCAATCCAAAGCAACTGAGATTGCTATCATCAGTAATTCAGGAAGAAGAGGTCATCTTGCACTTAGAATCTTAGACTCGTATGGTCTAAAAGTTAAAAATGTTGCCGGTGGATTCACACTTTTTTCTGCTTTGGAGAAATCTGGCAGATGA
- a CDS encoding coproporphyrinogen-III oxidase family protein: MTWVEPDSSDQVKYDPQEVFEAGELNHHISNTAYPIAHAITWKPYRVRLEQHLQTVVKSFENLTDISLYTHIPFCEKRCYFCEYTVVGKDELSETKKYMDYLRKELENYSNILGRKRILGFDIGGGTPSFVDSKLLANHIDDVSRFFDLDKDTEISIETTPKIASDDIAKLKDYRSSGIKRISMGIQVTQPDLLKILGRSANGLDHIFKATENIRKVNFNKFNIDLMYGFADQTLESWESTLKVAMQLDPDYITLYRMRYKLTRISDQASRIELSKIRQMADLAKNFLSANGYYANPGKNTYSIINNDTGTSSYLTRRVIQGFPYLGLGLGAQTFTDTTISYNSGSVGKNLNPYFKKIDDGLLPIQDLYNLPLAHMMSKMIAVSFYFGEINLESFYNKFHIRLEDAYTDSVNYALEHGLMEYTNSINGLEILGNDHGTNRSQCLSLTPKGAKHFNGTIALFFASSIQKYLIERDPTKAQDMAINQKLAVKISA, from the coding sequence ATGACTTGGGTAGAGCCAGATTCTTCTGACCAAGTAAAATATGATCCGCAAGAAGTTTTTGAAGCAGGCGAACTCAACCATCATATTTCCAATACTGCTTATCCAATTGCACATGCAATAACATGGAAGCCCTATCGTGTCCGTCTCGAACAACATTTACAGACCGTAGTGAAATCTTTCGAGAACCTAACGGATATTTCATTATATACTCATATACCATTTTGTGAAAAGCGTTGTTACTTCTGTGAATACACAGTTGTTGGAAAGGATGAACTGAGCGAAACTAAGAAATACATGGACTATCTCCGAAAGGAATTGGAGAATTATAGCAATATTTTAGGACGAAAGCGAATTCTTGGATTTGATATTGGAGGAGGAACTCCTTCCTTTGTCGATTCCAAATTGCTAGCAAATCATATTGATGATGTATCTCGTTTTTTTGATTTAGATAAAGATACAGAAATCAGTATTGAGACCACGCCAAAAATCGCAAGTGATGATATAGCAAAATTAAAGGATTACCGTAGCTCAGGAATCAAAAGAATTAGTATGGGTATTCAAGTCACTCAGCCAGATCTATTAAAAATACTCGGCAGATCTGCAAATGGACTAGACCATATCTTCAAAGCAACAGAGAATATTCGCAAAGTAAATTTCAATAAATTCAATATTGATCTTATGTATGGATTTGCGGATCAGACTCTTGAGAGTTGGGAATCTACTCTGAAGGTAGCGATGCAACTCGATCCTGATTATATAACTCTTTATCGTATGAGATATAAATTGACTCGGATCTCCGATCAAGCTTCTAGAATTGAGCTAAGTAAAATTCGACAGATGGCTGATCTCGCTAAGAATTTTTTATCAGCTAATGGTTATTATGCCAATCCTGGCAAAAACACCTATTCAATAATTAACAATGACACAGGAACTAGTAGCTATCTTACTCGTAGGGTAATTCAAGGATTCCCCTATCTAGGACTGGGTTTGGGCGCACAAACATTTACTGATACAACCATTTCTTACAATAGCGGTTCCGTGGGAAAAAATCTAAATCCATACTTCAAAAAGATCGATGATGGTTTACTGCCGATTCAAGACCTCTACAATCTTCCACTCGCGCATATGATGTCGAAGATGATTGCTGTAAGTTTTTATTTTGGCGAAATCAATTTGGAAAGTTTTTACAATAAATTTCATATCAGACTAGAGGATGCTTATACAGATTCTGTCAATTATGCGCTGGAACACGGATTAATGGAATATACGAATAGTATAAACGGATTGGAAATATTAGGAAATGATCACGGAACAAATAGAAGCCAATGCTTGTCACTTACACCCAAGGGTGCTAAGCATTTCAATGGAACTATTGCGCTTTTCTTCGCAAGCAGTATTCAAAAATATCTAATTGAACGAGATCCGACAAAAGCTCAAGATATGGCAATCAATCAAAAACTCGCAGTTAAGATCTCAGCATAA